In Apus apus isolate bApuApu2 chromosome 5, bApuApu2.pri.cur, whole genome shotgun sequence, the following are encoded in one genomic region:
- the YLPM1 gene encoding YLP motif-containing protein 1 isoform X1 yields MYPAWGLYGAAGYPPPPTSIPPPPLPIPPPNVPPPAVPPMPLPSYPPPGPAPATAPPPPPPPTGTSGFLSLQEQHLAQLQQLQQMHQKQLQSVLLGPPPPGPPPPGLPPPPLPGSFTDWQQPPPPVPPPVRSYQKQFAHREPPPTRKPPAAIRERDGQELPGGHGDWGEPVHSSPVPMDMELSSPPQSPQPAAQAYLPPAQAYLPPPQAESYLPPSQSPPLQPYLSRAQASQPPPSFSEPPPSYLEPPPASAAQPYLPPPAQGYMAHPQPYLLPSQASPSQPTQSSLAPSIPPPAKPSQAHFPPPQASLPLPTAAQPETSQAAAKEAGGTEQPDPSTMTPQEQQQYWYQQHLLSLQQRAKAHAQGQQQMKGPVKDASEQRAKSEEGKMSASAQQSEPPPLNESLPSASKEDESSLISTETQLNIEPPDDPEEDLRLQQLQAAAAQWQQHPQQRVGFQYQRIMQKHAQLQQIVQQYQQIMQQPPHLQTMSVDMQLRHYEAQQKQFQQLHKDWERSMNQQWQHQLQTYPHKGQLQEYEKQWKAWDEQMKVTQSHLQEKVSSLQNLKNQYPANVSLPPPFVPYSQTTQGGIPIMPPTLPSATPPLVPPPLSSASQLSNSSVPSGSSSQSTQSTETPRPALLPTPGTYASKIGSSTVYSPYHSQGSSSFGSSDHGKSQVYLGKQTVSVSSEQGCGELKTTSAVSSTHAPTMQDKPVRSGGLLPDPPRSARFEGPRGPRFDGPRGRGYDKFEGSRQRGPRFDSQRSEGYRSRFDRQNTDGQSSSRWGTIPRGPAAQFYTSSNASHGHGSRPSGPQWRGPRPHLGQQQQQQSQTESQSENKETCTDAGDDQQAVSGTQSAPDAESAGPIEPNQDLTSTQQEPSKPEVKETSSDPPKKWTWSSHDPNEQVEESKAPTPPIQNQNSPSLSSNPIALQSGIARTGGAVTPVTGNQDLDSPDSQLVASDNTQGVPGPESRGKGPFMHEDRGKGPVSRGRGQGRLDDGRGWGMGRGRGMGRMDGGRGMGRMDGGRGMGRMDGGWGMGRMDDGHGRGMGRMDEGRGRGYVYRNRGQARQASIRGRGMFRRAGSRERMTDRRSGSRERMPDGRSGSRERGLGGRSDSHERVFSSRDRELAGRAGTRDRGRAGSRERGPVRRAGSREREPMRRAGSREREPMRRAGSRERVPMRRAGSRERVPMRRAGSRERGPVRRAGSRERGPIRRGGSREREAVRSETGSIDKPIHLGDDPDKLPPYHRDERGSWSHEDDIMQEEFPLDSQDGPSLEHERLGDWERDRYWRDHNDYQDDSVDMYDRDDRLQSHHSLPPLSPLPPLPPLSSDHDRRDTWWDDWKRPRQRELERDLDRTGRSSDVYDQDLDREWNRDWDMRPMDDREMGNRDLDIPPLPPLPPLPPLDRYREDRWREDRSRDHYDRDLRDRGELRIREYPERYDTWREKQDYLPERTDWERERLSDRWYPDAGDRLRSLDDHSDSSLPPPSCSSDMLGADSNLDSDQSLGGVMVLSQRQHEIILKAAQELKMLREQKEQLQKLKEFKPDISTQDSPRSQNTSTRPGAFQVSSHLSSEAPVEAQAFKPSPAVIIKPPVLFRQPTPVTRPSAPLTRPATPMTRPHAPVSTPTTTPSHGQSLKPSPSAVEQERWDEDSFHGLWDTNEDKGTNTEYELCKQESMMPPPISSPVKVPAVHISVPSAVPVSLPPVIPPVPKAPVIQQTVDYGHGRDITTSKVEQIPYGERVTLRPEPLQERPTFQKDHPGRYNRDRDREPYFERQGNSNTDHRDFKRERELHRDRGSVDYERERFEKERHPRDDRVLPTTPSRTQSYRDKKDHPTSRRGGFDRPPYERKTDRPAYDHGPSMFGEHSSVQTLEFEGDRRNFPEERIPISAPSIPRHPTPAPRVERKPESKNVDDILKPPGRDSRPERIVIIMRGLPGSGKTHVAKLIRDKEVECGGPAPRVLSLDDYFITEVEKEERDPDTGKKVKKKVMEYEYEADMEETYRTSMFKTFKKTLDDGFFPFIILDAINDKVRHFEQFWSAAKTKGFEVYLAEMSADNQTCSKRNIHGRKLKDISRMSDHWEAAPRHMMRLDIRSLLQDAAIEEVEMEDFDANIEDQKEEGKKDTAEEEESELGYIPKSKWEMDTSEAKLDKLDGLRTGTKRKRDWEAIASRMEDYLQLPDDYDTRASEPGKKRVRWADLEEKKDADRKRAIGFVVGQTDWEKITDESGHLAERALNRTKYI; encoded by the exons atGTATCCGGCCTGGGGCTTGTACGGGGCGGCGGGTTACCCGCCGCCGCCCACCTCcatcccgccgccgccgctgccgatCCCTCCCCCCAACGTGCCGCCTCCCGCCGTCCCGCCGATGCCGCTGCCCAGCTacccgccgccgggccccgcgcccgccaccgccccgccgccgccgccgccgcccacCGGGACCTCGGGATTCCTgagcctgcaggagcagcacctggcgcagctgcagcagctccagcagatgcaccagaagcagctgcagtcCGTGCTGctggggccgccgccgccggggccgcccccgccggggctgccgccgccgccgctgcccggcTCCTTCACCGACTGGCAGCAGCCGCCGCCCCCCGTGCCGCCGCCCGTCCGCAGCTACCAAAAGCAGTTCGCCCACCGCGAGCCGCCGCCGACCCGCAAGCCGCCCGCCGCCATCCGGGAGCGCGACGGCCAGGAGCTGCCGGGCGGGCACGGGGACTGGGGCGAGCCGGTGCACTCCTCGCCGGTGCCCATGGACATGGAGCTGTCCTCGCCGCCCCAGTCTCCGCAGCCCGCCGCTCAGGCCTACCTGCCCCCCGCTCAGGCCTACCTGCCGCCCCCCCAGGCGGAGTCGTACCTGCCCCCGTCCCAGTCCCCGCCGCTCCAGCCCTACCTGTCACGGGCGCAGGCCTCTCAGCCGCCCCCCTCCTTCTCCGAGCCCCCGCCCTCCTACCTGGAGCCCCCGCCGGCCTCCGCCGCCCAGCCCTACCTGCCGCCTCCTGCCCAAGGCTACATGGCGCACCCCCAACCCTacctgctcccctcccaggcCTCCCCTTCCCAGCCGACTCAGTCCAGCCTGgccccctccatccctcctccgGCCAAGCCATCGCAGGCCCATTTTCCCCCGCCCCAGGCCTCCTTGCCCCTGCCCACCGCTGCCCAGCCGGAGACCTCGCAGGCTGCCGCCAAGGAGGCTGGTGGCACCGAGCAGCCGGACCCCTCCACCATGACCCCCCAG GAACAGCAGCAATACTGGTACCAGCAGCACCTGCTTAGCCTGCAGCAAAGAGCAAAAGCCCATGCTCAAGGACAGCAGCAAATGAAAGGTCCAGTGAAGGATGCAtctgagcagagagcaaagtctgaagaagggaaaatgagTGCATCAGCTCAGCAGTCTGAACCTCCTCCACTTAATGAATCCCTGCCTTCAGCTTCCAAAGAAGATGAGTCTTCTCTTATATCCACTGAAACTCAG CTCAATATTGAACCTCCTGATGACCCTGAGGAAGATTTGAGATTGCAGCAattgcaagcagcagcagctcagtggcagcagcatccccaaCAGCGGGTTGGATTTCAGTATCAGAGAATAATGCAGAAGCATGCCCAGCTACAGCAGATAGTACAGCAGTATCAACAGATCATGCAACAGCCTCCACACTTACAG ACAATGTCGGTGGACATGCAGCTGCGACATTACGAGGCACAGCAAAAACAGTTCCAGCAGCTTCATAAAGATTGGGAGCGATCAATGAACCAACAGTGGCAGCATCAGCTTCAAACCTACCCTCATAAAGGCCAGCTTCAGGAGTATGAGAAACAGTGGAAAGCATGGGATGAACAGATGAAGGTCACTCAGTCCCATCTGCAGGAGAAAGTGAGCTCACTCCAAAATTTGAAGAATCAGTATCCTGCAAATGTGTCACTGCCACCTCCGTTTGTTCCATATTCTCAAACCACTCAAGGTGGCATTCCTATTATGCCTCCAACTTTACCTTCAGCCACACCGCCACTGGTCCCTCCgcctctctcttctgcttcccagctATCTAATTCCTCTGTCCCTTCAGGATCCAGTTCTCAAAGCACTCAGTCTACTGAGACACCAAGGCCAGCTCTGCTTCCTACCCCTGGTACCTATGCATCAAAAATAGGTAGTTCAACTGTCTATTCACCTTATCATTCTCAAGGAAGTTCATCCTTTGGCTCGTCGGATCACGGAAAGTCTCAAGTTTATCTTGGTAAACAAACTGTCTCTGTTTCATCTGAGCAAGGGTGTGGGGAACTGAAAACCACTTCTGCAGTGTCTTCCACGCATGCACCTACCATGCAGGATAAACCAGTGAGGTCAGGTGGATTGCTTCCAGATCCTCCCAGATCAGCACGTTTTGAAGGCCCCAGAGGTCCTAG ATTTGATGGACCTCGAGGAAGAGGATATGACAAATTTGAAGGCTCAAGACAGAGAGGGCCTCGTTTTGACTCCCAGCGCTCAGAAGGATACAGATCACGTTTTGACAGACAGAATACAGATGGACAGTCTTCAAGTAGATGGGGGACTATCCCACGAGGACCTGCAGCACAGTTTTATACTTCTTCAAATGCATCACATGGACATGGTTCCCGACCTAGTGGTCCACAATGGAGGGGGCCCAGGCCTCATTTGggacagcaacagcagcagcagtcacagACAGAGTCAcagtcagaaaacaaagaaacttgTACAGACGCAGGTGATGATCAGCAGGCTGTAAGCGGAACACAGTCTGCTCCCGATGCAGAGAGTGCGGGTCCCATTGAGCCAAACCAGGACCTGACAAGCACTCAACAGGAACCATCCAAACCTGAAGTCAAAGAAACTAGTTCAGACCCTCCTAAAAAGTGGACATGGAGTTCACATGATCCTAATGAGCAAGTAGAAGAGTCCAAAGCACCTACTCCACCTATTCAGAACCAGAATTCACCATCCCTTTCTAGCAATCCTATAGCTTTGCAGTCAGGTATTGCTAGAACAGGTGGTGCGGTAACCCCTGTAACAGGAAATCAGGATTTGGATTCACCAGACAGCCAGTTGGTTGCCTCAGATAACACTCAGGGCGTACCAGGAccagaaagcagagggaaggggcCTTTTATGCATGAAGATAGAGGCAAGGGACCAGTAAGCAGGGGAAGGGGCCAGGGCAGACTGGATGATGGCCGTGGCTGGGGAATGGGCCGTGGCCGTGGGATGGGAAGGATGGATGGTGGCAGGGGAATGGGAAGGATGGATGGTGGCAGGGGAATGGGAAGGATGGATGGTGGCTGGGGAATGGGCAGGATGGATGATGGCCATGGGCGTGGAATGGGCAGGATGGACGAGGGCCGTGGCAGAGGGTATGTATACAGGAACAGAGGGCAGGCTAGGCAGGCATCCATCCGTGGCAGGGGGATGTtcaggagagcaggcagcagggagaggatgACAGATAGGCGgtcaggcagcagggagagaatGCCAGATGGACGGTCTGGCAGCCGAGAGAGAGGACTGGGTGGACGGTCTGATAGCCATGAGAGGGTATTCTCTAGCCGAGACAGAGAGCTAGCTGGGCGGGCAGGCACCCGAGACAGGGGACGGGCTGGCAGCCGGGAGAGAGGTCCAGTCAGGCGGGCGGGTAGCCGGGAGAGGGAGCCCATGCGGCGGGCGGGTAGCCGGGAGAGGGAGCCCATGAGGCGGGCAGGTAGCCGGGAGAGGGTCCCCATGAGGCGGGCAGGTAGCCGGGAGAGGGTCCCCATGAGGCGGGCAGGTAGCCGCGAAAGGGGCCCAGTCAGGCGGGCAGGTAGCCGGGAGAGGGGCCCCATCAGGAGAGGAGGTAGCCGGGAGAGGGAAGCAGTTAGATCTGAAACGGGCAGTATAGATAAACCCATTCACCTGGGAGATGACCCTGACAAATTGCCTCCATACCATCGAGATGAGAGGGGTTCTTGGAGTCATGAAGATGATATAATGCAGGAGGAATTTCCTTTAGATAGTCAAGATGGACCTTCTTTGGAGCATGAACGATTGGGTGATTGGGAAAGAGATCGATACTGGAGAGATCACAATGATTATCAGGATGATTCTGTAGATATGTATGACAGAGATGACAGGTTGCAATCCCACCATTCATTGCCTCCACTATCTCCCCTACCACCACTACCTCCTTTATCATCTGATCATGACAGACGAGATACATGGTGGGATGACTGGAAAAGGCCAAGACAGAGGGAACTAGAGAGAGATTTGGATAGGACTGGAAGATCCTCAGATGTGTATGATCAAGATTTAGACAGAGAATGGAACAGAGACTGGGATATGAGACCGATGGATGACAGAGAAATGGGGAATCGTGACCTGGATATCCCCCCTCTACCGCCACTGCCACCTCTTCCACCTCTGGACAGATACCGTGAAGATAGATGGAGGGAGGATAGGAGCAGAGATCATTATGACAGAGACCTCCGAGACAGGGGGGAACTGAGGATTCGAGAGTATCCAGAGAGATATGACACGTGGCGGGAGAAGCAAGACTACCTTCCTGAAAGGACTGACTGGGAGAGGGAACGGTTATCGGATAGGTGGTATCCAGATGCTGGAGACAGACTGCGGTCTTTGGATGATCATTCAGATTCATCGCTTCCTCCACCTTCATGTTCCTCTGATATGCTGGGAGCAGATTCAAACCTGGACTCTGACCAGTCCTTGGGTGGAGTGATGGTCCTTAGCCAAAGACAGCATGAGATAATTCTGAAGGCTGCCCAGGAGCTCAAAATGCTTCG AGAGCAAAAAGAACAGCTGCAGAAGTTGAAAGAGTTTAAACCTGACATTTCCACACAGGACTCTCCTAGATCACAGAACACAAGCACAAGGCCGGGTGCCTTTCAG GTCTCTTCTCACCTATCTTCAGAGGCACCAGTAGAAGCCCAAGCTTTTAAACCTTCTCCTGCTGTTATTATAAAGCCTCCCGTGTTGTTCAGACAGCCCACCCCTGTGACAAGACCAAGTGCCCCACTGACAAGGCCTGCTACACCAATGACAAGGCCACATGCTCCAGTTTCTACTCCAACTACAACCCCAAGTCATGGTCAGTCTTTAAAACCATCACCTTCTGCTGTGGAACAGGAACGCTGGGATGAGGATTCCTTCCACGGACTCTGGGACACAAATGAGGATAAAGGAACAAATACGGAGTACGAGTTGTGTAAACAGGAGTCAATGATGCCTCCACCCATCTCTTCGCCTGTGAAAGTACCGGCTGTTCACATCTCTGTTCCGTCAGCTGTACCAGTGTCCCTTCCTCCAGTTATTCCACCAGTTCCTAAAGCACCTGTGATTCAGCAAACTGTGGATTATGGCCACGGGCGAG ATATAACTACCAGTAAAGTGGAACAGATTCCATATGGGGAGAGGGTAACTCTGCGTCCGGAACCTCTGCAGGAGAGGCCAACATTTCAAAAAG ACCATCCTGGTCGTTACAACAGAGACAGAGATCGTGAGCCTTATTTTGAGCGCCAAGGCAATTCCAACACAGATCATCGGGATTTCAAGAGAGAGCGGGAATTGCACAGAGACCGTGGTTCTGTGGATTATGAACGAGAGAGATTTGAAAAAGAGCGGCATCCCAGAGATGACAG GGTTCTTCCTACTACCCCTTCAAGGACTCAGTCTTACCGTGACAAGAAAGACCATCCTACCTCCAGGCGGGGTGGTTTTGATAGACCACCATATGAACGAAAGACGGATCGTCCAGCGTATGATCATGGGCCTTCCATGTTTGGAG AACATTCTTCTGTCCAAACACTGGAATTTGAAGGTGATCGTAGAAATTTCCCTGAGGAAAGGATTCCTATTTCTGCTCCATCAATACCTCGTCATCCAACACCTGCTCCACGAGTAGAAAGAAAGCCAGAATCTAAAAATGTAGATGATATTTTGAAGCCACCGGGACGGGATAGCAGGCCAGAGAGG ATTGTAATCATAATGAGAGGGTTGCCTGGCAGTGGAAAGACACACGTAGCAAAACTTATCAGG GATAAGGAAGTAGAGTGTGGAGGACCTGCACCAAGAGTGCTCAGCCTGGATGACTATTTTATCactgaagtggaaaaagaagagagagacccagatacagggaaaaaagtgaaaaagaag GTGATGGAGTATGAATATGAAGCTGATATGGAAGAGACCTATCGTACCAGCATGTTTAAAACTTTCAAAAAGACCTTGGATGATGGCTTCTTCCCCTTCATTATTCTTGATGCTATCAATGATAAAGTGCGACATTTTGAACAGTTTTGGAGTGCTGCAAAAACCAAGGGTTTTGAG gtATACTTAGCTGAAATGAGTGCAGATAACCAGACGTGTTCCAAGAGGAATATTCATGGACGCAAGCTAAAGGACATCAGCAGG ATGTCTGATCACTGGGAGGCAGCACCACGTCATATGATGCGCCTGGACATTCGTTCTCTGCTGCAAGATGCTGCTATTGAAGAG GTGGAGATGGAGGATTTTGATGCAAATATTGAAGACCAGAAAGAAGAAGGTAAAAAGgacacagcagaggaagaagaaagtgaaCTG